From Anopheles arabiensis isolate DONGOLA chromosome 3, AaraD3, whole genome shotgun sequence, a single genomic window includes:
- the LOC120903503 gene encoding dual 3',5'-cyclic-AMP and -GMP phosphodiesterase 11-like isoform X7, which translates to MTSVCMLQIFIVAVRLPLYCLCNYTRTCVATSLLSTRRPNGDGIFRKIVTLATPGDTVPPVLWRSRRKADIHKLWRPNDAVRLLGTNWTLARKLGLHLRSIEEPQSRMPTEQGGTVGLDATLGSRAGVPLPLQLPPHSNLHHHHPHHNHHSHHHANSSSSSGSNSGSSGSHHPPPNSHHHHHHHHHHHQQTGALGCGGCTGGPTQGAQGSAGGAIGGGGGYDAEFARMESWLDENPEFMQDYFIRKATRNMVDGWLVSHATPVTTAANSVDSPTHGTNQPSSSRGGSGATTPVRKISAHEFERGGLLKPIVNTIDGTPTFLSISPQNESSASGSTQCCPNGVTYCGANLRPLRLSRNELKQLDERELIFELVKDICNDLDVRSLCHKILQNVSILLNADRGSLFLVQGKSTCGGDNTKKCLVSKLFDVCSNSTLEEMEQQDEVKVAWGTGIAGHVAESGEPVNIPDAYQDERFNREIDVQTGYRTKALLCMPIKDASGDVVGVAQVINKQGDQCFSTADEKIFSSYLQFCGIGLRNAQLYEKSQLEVKRNQVLLDLARMIFEEQSTIEHMVFRILTHMQSLIQCQRVQILLVHEASKGSFSRVFDFEANDLSGEDGDARTSPFESRFPINVGITGYVATTGETVNICNAYEDDRFDPSVDEGLNFRHKTILCMAIKNSLSQIIGVIQLINKFDDLTFTKNDENFVEAFAIFCGMGIHNTHMYEKAIIAMAKQSVTLEVLSYHASATIDDAYRLRQLKVPSSAFFKLYDFKFDDLTLDDDHTLKACLRMFLDLDLVERFHIEYEVLCRWLLSVKKNYRNVTYHNWRHAFNVTQMMFAILTSTQWWKIFGEIECLALIIACLCHDLDHRGTNNSFQIKASSPLAQLYSTSTMEHHHFDQCLMIINSPGNQILSNMSSEDYSRVIRVLEDAILSTDLAVYFRKRGAFLNLVEPASEMSSWQAEEPRSLLRAMSMTVCDLSAITKPWEIEKRVADLVSSEFFEQGDMERQELNITPIDIMNREKEDQLPMMQVGFIDSICIPIYEAFATLSDKLTPLIDGVRENKQHWIELAQSAKEAYANNNNTSENNNNNKSPCTDHAEDDGHQQDGVVECVGSPLGSPAI; encoded by the exons GACTGCACTTGCGCAGCATAGAGGAGCCCCAGAGCAGAATGCCCACCGAGCAGGGGGGCACAGTGGGGCTCGATGCTACGTTGGGCTCTCGTGCTGGTGTCCCCCTGCCGCTACAGCTACCACCACACAGCAaccttcaccatcaccacccgcaccacaaccaccacagcCACCATCATgcaaatagcagcagcagcagcggcagcaacagcggcaGTAGCGGTAGCCATCATCCTCCCCCCAACagccatcaccatcaccatcaccatcatcaccatcaccagcagaCAGGGGCGCTGGGTTGCGGCGGCTGCACGGGAGGTCCAACCCAAGGCGCTCAAGGATCGGCAGGTGGAGccattggtggtggtggcggataCGATGCCGAGTTTGCCCGCATGGAGTCGTGGCTGGACGAGAACCCGGAGTTCATGCAGGATTACTTCATCCGCAAGGCGACGCGCAACATGGTGGACGGGTGGCTCGTTTCGCACGCCACACCGGTGACCACGGCGGCCAACAGTGTGGACTCGCCGACGCACGGCACCAATCAGCCGAGCTCGTCACGCGGCGGTTCCGGCGCGACAACACCCGTCAG GAAAATATCTGCCCACGAGTTCGAACGAGGCGGCCTGTTGAAACCGATCGTGAACACCATTGACGGCACACCGACCTTCCTGAGCATCAGCCCACAGAACGAGTCGTCCGCTTCCGGCAGCACCCAGTGCTGCCCGAACGGTGTCACGTACTGTGGGGCCAACCTGCGACCGCTCCGCCTGTCCCGCAACGAGCTGAAGCAGCTCGACGAGCGGGAGCTTATATTCGAGCTG gtgAAAGATATATGCAATGATCTCGACGTACGCTCGCTCTGTCACAAAATCCTGCAAAATGTGTCAATTCTGCTGAATGCCGATCGTGGCTCACTGTTCCTGGTGCAGGGCAAGAGTACCTGCGGTGGCGACAATACCAAAAA ATGCTTAGTGTCGAAGCTGTTCGACGTGTGCTCCAACAGTACGCTGGAGGAGATGGAGCAGCAGGACGAGGTAAAGGTGGCCTGGGGTACCGGGATCGCTGGACACGTTGCCGAAAGTGGTGAACCTGTAAATATACCGGATGCTTACCAG gATGAACGTTTCAACCGGGAAATCGATGTACAAACTGGCTACCGTACAAAGGCGCTACTCTGCATGCCAATCAAGGATGCGTCCGGGGATGTGGTTGGGGTCGCGCAAGTGATAAACAAACAGGGTGATCAGTGCTTTAGCACCGCGGACGAGAAG ATTTTCTCCTCCTACCTGCAGTTCTGTGGCATCGGGCTTCGGAATGCGCAACTGTACGAAAAGTCACAGCTAGAGGTGAAACGCAACCAGGTGCTGCTCGATCTCGCCAGGATGATCTTCGAGGAGCAGAGCACGATCGAGCACATGGTGTTTCGCATTCTGACCCACATGCAGAGCTTAATACAATGCCAAAGAGTGCAG ATCCTGCTGGTGCACGAAGCGTCCAAGGGTAGCTTTTCGCGGGTGTTCGACTTCGAAGCCAACGATCTCAGCGGCGAGGACGGCGATGCTCGCACGAGCCCGTTCGAGTCCCGCTTTCCGATCAACGTCGGAATTACTGGCTACGTGGCAACAACTGGCGAG ACTGTAAATATCTGCAACGCGTACGAGGACGATCGGTTCGATCCGAGTGTCGACGAAGGGCTCAATTTCCGCCACAAAACCATCCTCTGTATGGCGATCAAGAATTCATTAAGTCAAATTATAGGAGTAATCCAGCTGATCAACAAGTTCGATGATCTA ACTTTTaccaaaaatgatgaaaactTTGTTGAAGCGTTCGCCATCTTTTGCGGCATGGGCATTCACAACACGCACATGTACGAGAAGGCAATCATCGCGATGGCAAAGCAGAGTGTCACGCTGGAGGTGCTGAGCTATCACGCCTCCGCCACCATCGATGATGCGTACCGGTTACGG CAACTAAAAGTGCCATCATCCGCGTTCTTCAAACTGTACGACTTCAAGTTCGACGATCTGACACTGGACGACGACCACACGCTGAAGGCGTGCCTGCGCATGTTTCTGGACCTGGATCTGGTCGAGCGGTTTCACATCGAGTACGAGGTCCTGTGCCGGTGGTTGCTGAGCGTGAAGAAAAACTATCGCAACGTGACGTACCACAACTGGCGGCACGCGTTCAACGTGACGCAGATGATGTTTGCCATCCTCACGTCGACCCAGTGGTGGAAGATCTTTGGCGAGATTGAGTGCCTTGCGCTGATCATAGCCTGCCTGTGCCACGATCTGGATCACCGTGGGACCAACAATTCGTTCCAGATTAA AGCCTCGTCACCGCTGGCTCAGCTCTACTCGACGTCCACGATGGAGCACCATCACTTCGACCAGTGTCTGATGATCATCAACAGCCCCGGCAACCAGATACTGTCCAACATGTCCTCGGAGGACTACAGCCGTGTGATACGCGTGCTCGAAGATGCCATCCTATCCACCGATCTGGCCGTTTATTTCAG GAAACGTGGAGCCTTTTTGAATTTAGTCGAACCGGCCAGTGAAATGAGTTCCTGGCAGGCGGAGGAGCCACGCTCGCTGCTGCGCGCGATGAGCATGACCGTCTGCGACCTGTCCGCCATCACCAAGCCGTGGGAAATCGAGAAGCGCGTCGCCGATCTGGTCAGCTCGGAGTTCTTCGAGCAGGGCGATATGGAGCGGCAAGAGTTAAACATCACACCGATT GATATAATGAATCGAGAGAAGGAGGATCAATTGCCAATGATGCAGGTTGGCTTTATTGATTCGATCTGTATTCCTATTTATGAG GCTTTTGCAACCCTGTCCGACAAGCTGACGCCGCTGATCGATGGTGTGCGGGAGAACAAGCAGCACTGGATCGAGCTGGCCCAAAGCGCGAAGGAGGCGTAcgcaaacaacaataacacgagcgaaaacaataataacaacaagaGCCCCTGCACGGACCATGCGGAGGACGACGGCCACCAGCAGGATGGGGTGGTGGAGTGCGTCGGCAGCCCGCTCGGATCACCAGCAA TATAG